In Flavobacterium sp. CBA20B-1, one DNA window encodes the following:
- a CDS encoding M28 family peptidase — protein sequence MRKILLFTALSLSLVACKSNQNAQVSAYQVKEADVAATLKYLTSDELEGRDSNSEGILKAANYLEEILKKSNVKPYFSTYKDTLSNYDNSFNVVGYIEGNDPKLKNEFVILGAHYDHIGITEKGFEGDYINNGANDNASGTTVLSEVAKYLAASKNCKRSVLIVFFSAEEKGLLGSKHLAKKLKKQNMNIYSMLNFEMVGVPMSYDFKLFLTGYTKSNMAAKLNEYASSMIVGMSDGAEQYNLFAASDNYPFYEEFKIPAHTVSAFDFSNFNYYHHPKDEFQAMDTAFMTAIAQDMLPVVSKMINAETKEIKMN from the coding sequence ATGAGAAAAATTCTTTTGTTTACAGCTTTGTCTTTATCGTTAGTTGCCTGTAAATCGAATCAAAATGCCCAAGTTTCAGCCTATCAAGTGAAAGAAGCAGATGTGGCTGCCACTTTAAAATATTTAACTTCTGATGAATTAGAAGGAAGAGATTCAAACTCTGAAGGAATTTTAAAAGCAGCAAATTATTTAGAAGAAATCCTTAAAAAATCCAATGTTAAACCGTATTTTTCTACTTATAAAGATACACTTTCCAACTATGACAATTCGTTTAATGTGGTAGGATACATCGAAGGAAACGATCCAAAACTGAAAAATGAGTTTGTGATTTTGGGAGCACATTATGATCATATTGGCATTACAGAAAAAGGTTTTGAAGGTGATTATATCAACAACGGTGCTAATGACAATGCTTCGGGAACTACTGTTTTATCGGAAGTGGCAAAATATCTGGCTGCATCAAAAAACTGTAAACGCAGTGTGTTGATTGTGTTCTTTTCTGCCGAAGAAAAAGGTTTGTTGGGATCGAAACATTTGGCTAAAAAGTTAAAAAAACAAAACATGAATATTTACAGCATGTTGAATTTTGAAATGGTAGGTGTTCCAATGAGTTATGATTTTAAATTGTTTTTAACAGGATATACCAAATCAAACATGGCGGCAAAGTTAAATGAATACGCAAGCAGCATGATTGTGGGAATGTCAGACGGGGCAGAGCAATACAATTTGTTTGCAGCATCAGACAATTATCCGTTCTATGAAGAATTTAAAATTCCTGCGCATACCGTTTCTGCATTTGATTTTTCAAACTTCAATTACTACCACCATCCAAAAGATGAATTTCAAGCGATGGATACCGCATTTATGACCGCCATTGCGCAAGATATGCTTCCGGTGGTATCAAAAATGATCAACGCAGAAACCAAAGAAATAAAAATGAATTAG
- a CDS encoding SDR family NAD(P)-dependent oxidoreductase — MKTIIITGTSRGIGAELVKQFAAEGHTVISLSRNSNPELENLPNVHYQSVDLSNDASVATFAIALKNQFKNIDILIHNAGAIINKPFAEISSADFEYVYKVNVFGVAALNRAVLPLMNKGSHVVTISSMGGVQGSSKFPGLAAYSSSKGAVITLSELLAEEYKEQGVAFNVLALGAVQTEMLQEAFPGYQANVYPNEMALYIKDFALNGNRFFNGKVLEVSSTTP; from the coding sequence ATGAAAACTATCATAATAACAGGAACAAGTCGTGGAATAGGAGCAGAGTTAGTGAAACAATTCGCTGCCGAAGGGCATACGGTTATTTCCCTTTCACGAAACAGTAATCCGGAACTTGAAAACCTGCCGAATGTACACTACCAATCGGTCGATTTAAGTAACGATGCTTCTGTAGCTACATTTGCAATAGCATTGAAAAATCAGTTTAAAAACATCGATATTTTAATTCACAATGCAGGTGCCATTATCAACAAACCATTCGCTGAAATTTCTTCTGCCGATTTTGAATATGTTTACAAAGTAAATGTTTTTGGTGTTGCAGCGTTAAACCGTGCCGTTTTACCTTTAATGAACAAAGGCAGCCATGTAGTTACCATTAGCAGCATGGGCGGTGTGCAAGGCAGCTCTAAATTTCCTGGTTTGGCGGCATATAGTTCCAGCAAAGGAGCAGTAATTACCTTAAGCGAATTATTGGCAGAGGAATACAAAGAGCAAGGTGTTGCGTTTAATGTTTTAGCGTTGGGCGCCGTACAAACCGAGATGCTTCAAGAGGCATTCCCGGGATATCAGGCAAATGTTTATCCGAATGAAATGGCGCTTTACATTAAAGATTTTGCCTTAAACGGAAATCGCTTTTTTAATGGAAAAGTTTTAGAAGTTTCATCAACTACCCCATAA